A DNA window from Choloepus didactylus isolate mChoDid1 chromosome 9, mChoDid1.pri, whole genome shotgun sequence contains the following coding sequences:
- the SLC4A3 gene encoding anion exchange protein 3 isoform X2: MANGAIPPPGGASPLPQVRVPLEEPPLGPDMEEEDDDLGKTLAVSRFGDLISKPPAWDPEKPSRSYSERDFEFHRHTSHHTHHPLSARLPPPHKLRRPPPTSARHTRRKRKKEKTSAPPSEGTPPIQEEGGAGVEEEEEEEEEEEEEEEGEFETEPVEPPPSGSPQKAKFSIGSDEDDSPGLRGRAAPTKPLPEGGPRSDRSPPCSVSSPSPRAQVSRVTGEKSRPWSPSASYDLRERLCPGSALGNPGGPEQQVPTDEAEAQMLGSADLDDMKSHRLEDNPGVRRHLVKKPSRTQGGKGSPGGLAPILRRKKKKKTPDRRPHEVFVELNELMLDHGQEPHWRETARWIKFEEDVEEETERWGKPHVASLSFRSLLELRRTIAHGAALLDLEQTTLPGIAHLLVETMIMSDQIRPEDRASVLRTLLLKHSHPNDDKDSGFFPRNPSSSSMNSVLGNHHPTPSHGPDGAVPPMADDLGEPAPLWPHDPDAKEKPLHMPGGDGHRGKSMKLLEKIPEDAEATVVLVGCVPFLEQPAAAFVRLSEAVLLESVLEVPVPVRFIFVMLGPSHTSSDYHELGRSIATLMSDKLFHEAAYQADDRQDLLSAISEFLDGSIVIPPSEVEGRDLLRSVAAFQRELLRKRREREQTKVEMTARGDYVAPGKELSVELGGSEMAPEDDPLRRTGSVFGGLVRDVKRRYPHYPSDLRDALHSQCVAAVLFIYFAALSPAITFGGLLGEKTEGLMGVSELIVSTAVLGVLFSLLGAQPLLVVGFSGPLLVFEEAFFKFCQAQDLEYLTGRVWVGLWLVVFVLALVAAEGSFLVRYITPFTQEIFAFLISLIFIYETFHKLYKVFTEHPLLPFYPPEGTSEAGLDLNGSTLSPTEGPSGPRNQPNTALLSVILMLGTFLIAFFLRKFRNSRFLGGKARRVIGDFGIPISILVMVLVDYSITDTYTQKLTVPTGLSVTSPHKRTWFIPPLGSARPFPPWMMVAAAVPALLVLILIFMETQITALIVSQKARRLLKGSGFHLDLLLIGSLGGLCGLFGLPWLTAATVRSVTHVNALTVMRTAIAPGDKPQIQEVREQRVTGVLIASLVGLSIVMGAVLRRIPLAVLFGIFLYMGVTSLSGIQLSQRLLLILMPAKHHPEQPYVTKVKTWRMHLFTCIQLGCIALLWVVKSTAASLAFPFLLLLTVPLRRCLLPRLFQDRELQALDSEDAEPNFDEDGQDEYNELHMPV, encoded by the exons ATGGCCAACGGAGCGATCCCGCCGCCCGGGGGCGCCTCCCCCCTGCCCCAG GTCCGGGTGCCCTTGGAGGAGCCCCCTCTAGGTCCCGACATGGAGGAGGAGGACGATGACTTGGGCAAGACCTTGGCAGTGAGCAGGTTTGGGGACCTCATCAGCAAGCCCCCGGCCTGGGACCCCGAGAAGCCCAGCCGCAGCTACAGCGAGCGGGACTTTGAGT TTCACCGGCACACCTCCCACCACACCCACCACCCGCTCTCGGCACGCCTGCCTCCGCCCCACAAGCTGCGGCGACCGCCCCCCACCTCCGCCCGCCACACCcgcaggaagaggaagaaggagaaaaccTCTGCTCCCCCCTCTGAAGGGACCCCTCCCATCCAGGAGGAGGGGGGAGCtggagtggaggaggaggaggaggaggaggaggaggaagaagaggaggaggaaggggaattTGAAACAGAACCTGTGGAGCCCCCACCCTCGGGGTCCCCACAGAAAGCAAAG TTCTCCATTGGAAGTGACGAGGATGACAGCCCAGGCCTCCGGGGCAGGGCTGCCCCCACCAAACCCCTGCCTGAGGGGGGCCCACGCTCCGACAGGAGCCCCCCGTGCTCGGTCAG CTCCCCTAGCCCCCGGGCCCAGGTCTCCCGAGTCACTGGGGAGAAGAGCCGGCCCTGGAGCCCCTCAGCCAGTTACGACCTGCGGGAGCGGCTGTGCCCGGGCAGTGCCCTGGGCAACCCTGGGGGCCCGGAGCAGCAGGTGCCCACTGACGAGGCGGAGGCCCAGATGCTGGGCTCTGCGGACCTGGACGACATGAAGA GTCACCGGCTGGAGGACAACCCTGGGGTGCGGCGGCACCTCGTGAAGAAGCCGTCTCGGACCCAGGGCGGGAAGGGCAGCCCCGGCGGCCTGGCCCCCATCCTGCGccggaagaagaaaaagaagacaccgGATCGGCGGCCTCACGAG GTGTTTGTGGAGCTGAACGAGCTGATGCTGGACCACGGCCAGGAGCCCCACTGGCGGGAGACGGCCCGCTGGATCAAGTTCGAGGAGGACGTGGAGGAAGAGACGGAGCGCTGGGGGAAGCCCCATGTGGCCTCGCTCTCCTTCCGGAGCCTTCTGGAGCTCAGGAGGACCATCGCCCATG GCGCTGCCTTGCTGGACCTGGAGCAAACCACCCTGCCGGGCATCGCACACCTCCTGGTGGAGACCATGATCATGTCCGACCAGATCCGGCCAGAGGACAGGGCCAGTGTCCTGCGTACCCTGCTGCTGAAACACAG ccatCCCAACGATGACAAGGACAGTGGCTTCTTCCCCCGAAACCCGTCGAGCTCCAGTATGAACTCGGTCCTGGGGAACCATCACCCAACCCCCAGCCACGGCCCAGATGGGGCGGTTCCTCCCATGGCCGACGACCTGGGGGAGCCGGCCCCGCTCTGGCCTCACGACCCCGATGCCAAGGAG AAGCCCCTCCACATGCCTGGGGGAGATGGTCACCGGGGGAAAAGCATGAAGCTGCTGGAGAAGATCCCTGAAGATGCTGAGGCCACTGTCGTGCTCGTGG GCTGTGTGCCTTTTCTGGAGCAGCCAGCGGCAGCCTTTGTGCGGCTGAGCGAGGCTGTGCTCTTGGAGTCTGTGCTGGAGGTCCCCGTGCCCGTCCGCTTCATCTTCGTGATGCTGGGGCCCAGCCACACCAGCAGCGACTACCACGAGCTCGGGCGCTCCATTGCCACCCTCATGTCTGACAAG CTGTTTCACGAGGCCGCCTACCAGGCCGACGACCGGCAGGACCTGCTGAGCGCCATCAGCGAGTTCCTGGACGGCAGCATCGTGATCCCGCCGTCCGAGGTGGAGGGCCGCGACCTGCTGCGCTCCGTGGCGGCCTTCCAGCGCGAGCTGCTGCGGAAGCGGCGGGAGCGGGAGCAGACCAAAGTGGAGATGACCGCTCGGGGGGACTACGTGGCTCCTGGGAAAG AACTGTCTGTAGAGTTGGGGGGCTCTGAGATGGCCCCTGAAGATGACCCCCTGAGGCGGACTGGCTCGGTGTTTGGGGGGCTTGTCCGGGATGTGAAGCGCCGGTACCCCCACTACCCCAGCGACCTGCGGGACGCCCTGCACTCGCAGTGCGTGGCGGCCGTGCTCTTCATCTACTTTGCTGCCCTCAGCCCTGCCATCACCTTCGGGGGGCTGCTAG GAGAGAAGACGGAGGGGCTGATGGGTGTGTCCGAGCTGATCGTGTCCACGGCTGTGCTGGGCGTCCTCTTCTCGCTGCTGGGGGCTCAGCCGCTGCTGGTGGTCGGCTTCTCTGGACCCCTGCTCGTCTTCGAAGAAGCCTTCTTCAAG TTCTGCCAAGCCCAGGACCTGGAGTACCTCACCGGCCGGGTCTGGGTTGGCCTCTGGCTGGTGGTCTTCGTCCTTGCCCTGGTGGCCGCCGAGGGCAGCTTCCTGGTCCGCTACATCACGCCGTTCACCCAGGAGATCTTCGCCTTCCTCATCTCTCTCATCTTCATCTACGAGACCTTCCACAAGCTCTACAAG GTGTTCACTGAGCATCCGCTGCTGCCCTTCTACCCCCCGGAGGGGACGTCGGAGGCTGGTCTGGACCTGAATGGGAGCACCCTGTCCCCCACCGAGGGGCCATCGGGCCCGAGGAACCAGCCCAACACGGCGCTGCTCTCCGTCATCCTCATGCTCGGAACCTTCCTCATTGCCTTCTTCCTGCGCAAGTTCCGGAACAGCCGCTTCCTGGGTGGTAAG GCTCGCCGGGTCATTGGGGATTTCGGCATCCCCATCTCCATTCTGGTGATGGTCCTGGTGGATTATTCTATCACGGACACCTACACGCAG AAGCTGACGGTGCCCACGGGGCTCTCGGTGACGTCCCCCCACAAGCGCACGTGGTTCATCCCGCCCCTCGGCAGTGCGCGTCCCTTCCCGCCCTGGATGATGGTGGCAGCGGCCGTGCCCGCCCTCCTGGTCCTCATCCTGATCTTCATGGAGACACAGATCACGGC gctcatCGTCAGCCAGAAGGCGCGGAGGCTGCTCAAAGGCTCCGGCTTCCACCTGGACCTGCTTCTCATTGGCTCCCTGGGTGGGCTCTGCGGGCTCTTTGGGCTGCCCTGGCTCACGGCGGCCACCGTCCGCTCGGTCACCCACGTCAACGCGCTCACTGTCATGCGCACGGCCATCGCCCCCGGCGACAAGCCCCAGATCCAGGAGGTGCGGGAGCAGCGGGTCACCGGGGTGCTCATAGCCAGCCTCGTGG GCCTGTCCATCGTCATGGGTGCTGTGCTGCGCCGCATCCCATTGGCTGTGCTCTTTGGGATCTTCCTGTACATGGGGGTCACGTCGCTGTCCGGGATCCAGCTGTCCCAGCGTCTGCTGCTCATCCTCATGCCAGCGAAACACCACCCTGAGCAGCCCTACGTGACCaag GTGAAGACTTGGCGGATGCACCTGTTCACCTGCATCCAGCTGGGCTGCATCGCCCTGCTCTGGGTGGTCAAGTCCACGGCAGCCTCACTGGCCTTTCCCTTCCTGCTGCTGCTCACTGTGCCCCTGCGGCGTTGCCTTCTGCCTCGACTCTTCCAGGACAGGGAGCTGCAGGCG CTGGATTCGGAAGATGCAGAACCAAACTTCGATGAGGATGGCCAGGACGAGTACAACGAGCTGCACATGCCCGTGTGA
- the SLC4A3 gene encoding anion exchange protein 3 isoform X1 yields MANGAIPPPGGASPLPQVRVPLEEPPLGPDMEEEDDDLGKTLAVSRFGDLISKPPAWDPEKPSRSYSERDFEFHRHTSHHTHHPLSARLPPPHKLRRPPPTSARHTRRKRKKEKTSAPPSEGTPPIQEEGGAGVEEEEEEEEEEEEEEEGEFETEPVEPPPSGSPQKAKGPRGRPVCPQFSIGSDEDDSPGLRGRAAPTKPLPEGGPRSDRSPPCSVSSPSPRAQVSRVTGEKSRPWSPSASYDLRERLCPGSALGNPGGPEQQVPTDEAEAQMLGSADLDDMKSHRLEDNPGVRRHLVKKPSRTQGGKGSPGGLAPILRRKKKKKTPDRRPHEVFVELNELMLDHGQEPHWRETARWIKFEEDVEEETERWGKPHVASLSFRSLLELRRTIAHGAALLDLEQTTLPGIAHLLVETMIMSDQIRPEDRASVLRTLLLKHSHPNDDKDSGFFPRNPSSSSMNSVLGNHHPTPSHGPDGAVPPMADDLGEPAPLWPHDPDAKEKPLHMPGGDGHRGKSMKLLEKIPEDAEATVVLVGCVPFLEQPAAAFVRLSEAVLLESVLEVPVPVRFIFVMLGPSHTSSDYHELGRSIATLMSDKLFHEAAYQADDRQDLLSAISEFLDGSIVIPPSEVEGRDLLRSVAAFQRELLRKRREREQTKVEMTARGDYVAPGKELSVELGGSEMAPEDDPLRRTGSVFGGLVRDVKRRYPHYPSDLRDALHSQCVAAVLFIYFAALSPAITFGGLLGEKTEGLMGVSELIVSTAVLGVLFSLLGAQPLLVVGFSGPLLVFEEAFFKFCQAQDLEYLTGRVWVGLWLVVFVLALVAAEGSFLVRYITPFTQEIFAFLISLIFIYETFHKLYKVFTEHPLLPFYPPEGTSEAGLDLNGSTLSPTEGPSGPRNQPNTALLSVILMLGTFLIAFFLRKFRNSRFLGGKARRVIGDFGIPISILVMVLVDYSITDTYTQKLTVPTGLSVTSPHKRTWFIPPLGSARPFPPWMMVAAAVPALLVLILIFMETQITALIVSQKARRLLKGSGFHLDLLLIGSLGGLCGLFGLPWLTAATVRSVTHVNALTVMRTAIAPGDKPQIQEVREQRVTGVLIASLVGLSIVMGAVLRRIPLAVLFGIFLYMGVTSLSGIQLSQRLLLILMPAKHHPEQPYVTKVKTWRMHLFTCIQLGCIALLWVVKSTAASLAFPFLLLLTVPLRRCLLPRLFQDRELQALDSEDAEPNFDEDGQDEYNELHMPV; encoded by the exons ATGGCCAACGGAGCGATCCCGCCGCCCGGGGGCGCCTCCCCCCTGCCCCAG GTCCGGGTGCCCTTGGAGGAGCCCCCTCTAGGTCCCGACATGGAGGAGGAGGACGATGACTTGGGCAAGACCTTGGCAGTGAGCAGGTTTGGGGACCTCATCAGCAAGCCCCCGGCCTGGGACCCCGAGAAGCCCAGCCGCAGCTACAGCGAGCGGGACTTTGAGT TTCACCGGCACACCTCCCACCACACCCACCACCCGCTCTCGGCACGCCTGCCTCCGCCCCACAAGCTGCGGCGACCGCCCCCCACCTCCGCCCGCCACACCcgcaggaagaggaagaaggagaaaaccTCTGCTCCCCCCTCTGAAGGGACCCCTCCCATCCAGGAGGAGGGGGGAGCtggagtggaggaggaggaggaggaggaggaggaggaagaagaggaggaggaaggggaattTGAAACAGAACCTGTGGAGCCCCCACCCTCGGGGTCCCCACAGAAAGCAAAG GGGCCCAGGGGGCGTCCTGTGTGTCCACAGTTCTCCATTGGAAGTGACGAGGATGACAGCCCAGGCCTCCGGGGCAGGGCTGCCCCCACCAAACCCCTGCCTGAGGGGGGCCCACGCTCCGACAGGAGCCCCCCGTGCTCGGTCAG CTCCCCTAGCCCCCGGGCCCAGGTCTCCCGAGTCACTGGGGAGAAGAGCCGGCCCTGGAGCCCCTCAGCCAGTTACGACCTGCGGGAGCGGCTGTGCCCGGGCAGTGCCCTGGGCAACCCTGGGGGCCCGGAGCAGCAGGTGCCCACTGACGAGGCGGAGGCCCAGATGCTGGGCTCTGCGGACCTGGACGACATGAAGA GTCACCGGCTGGAGGACAACCCTGGGGTGCGGCGGCACCTCGTGAAGAAGCCGTCTCGGACCCAGGGCGGGAAGGGCAGCCCCGGCGGCCTGGCCCCCATCCTGCGccggaagaagaaaaagaagacaccgGATCGGCGGCCTCACGAG GTGTTTGTGGAGCTGAACGAGCTGATGCTGGACCACGGCCAGGAGCCCCACTGGCGGGAGACGGCCCGCTGGATCAAGTTCGAGGAGGACGTGGAGGAAGAGACGGAGCGCTGGGGGAAGCCCCATGTGGCCTCGCTCTCCTTCCGGAGCCTTCTGGAGCTCAGGAGGACCATCGCCCATG GCGCTGCCTTGCTGGACCTGGAGCAAACCACCCTGCCGGGCATCGCACACCTCCTGGTGGAGACCATGATCATGTCCGACCAGATCCGGCCAGAGGACAGGGCCAGTGTCCTGCGTACCCTGCTGCTGAAACACAG ccatCCCAACGATGACAAGGACAGTGGCTTCTTCCCCCGAAACCCGTCGAGCTCCAGTATGAACTCGGTCCTGGGGAACCATCACCCAACCCCCAGCCACGGCCCAGATGGGGCGGTTCCTCCCATGGCCGACGACCTGGGGGAGCCGGCCCCGCTCTGGCCTCACGACCCCGATGCCAAGGAG AAGCCCCTCCACATGCCTGGGGGAGATGGTCACCGGGGGAAAAGCATGAAGCTGCTGGAGAAGATCCCTGAAGATGCTGAGGCCACTGTCGTGCTCGTGG GCTGTGTGCCTTTTCTGGAGCAGCCAGCGGCAGCCTTTGTGCGGCTGAGCGAGGCTGTGCTCTTGGAGTCTGTGCTGGAGGTCCCCGTGCCCGTCCGCTTCATCTTCGTGATGCTGGGGCCCAGCCACACCAGCAGCGACTACCACGAGCTCGGGCGCTCCATTGCCACCCTCATGTCTGACAAG CTGTTTCACGAGGCCGCCTACCAGGCCGACGACCGGCAGGACCTGCTGAGCGCCATCAGCGAGTTCCTGGACGGCAGCATCGTGATCCCGCCGTCCGAGGTGGAGGGCCGCGACCTGCTGCGCTCCGTGGCGGCCTTCCAGCGCGAGCTGCTGCGGAAGCGGCGGGAGCGGGAGCAGACCAAAGTGGAGATGACCGCTCGGGGGGACTACGTGGCTCCTGGGAAAG AACTGTCTGTAGAGTTGGGGGGCTCTGAGATGGCCCCTGAAGATGACCCCCTGAGGCGGACTGGCTCGGTGTTTGGGGGGCTTGTCCGGGATGTGAAGCGCCGGTACCCCCACTACCCCAGCGACCTGCGGGACGCCCTGCACTCGCAGTGCGTGGCGGCCGTGCTCTTCATCTACTTTGCTGCCCTCAGCCCTGCCATCACCTTCGGGGGGCTGCTAG GAGAGAAGACGGAGGGGCTGATGGGTGTGTCCGAGCTGATCGTGTCCACGGCTGTGCTGGGCGTCCTCTTCTCGCTGCTGGGGGCTCAGCCGCTGCTGGTGGTCGGCTTCTCTGGACCCCTGCTCGTCTTCGAAGAAGCCTTCTTCAAG TTCTGCCAAGCCCAGGACCTGGAGTACCTCACCGGCCGGGTCTGGGTTGGCCTCTGGCTGGTGGTCTTCGTCCTTGCCCTGGTGGCCGCCGAGGGCAGCTTCCTGGTCCGCTACATCACGCCGTTCACCCAGGAGATCTTCGCCTTCCTCATCTCTCTCATCTTCATCTACGAGACCTTCCACAAGCTCTACAAG GTGTTCACTGAGCATCCGCTGCTGCCCTTCTACCCCCCGGAGGGGACGTCGGAGGCTGGTCTGGACCTGAATGGGAGCACCCTGTCCCCCACCGAGGGGCCATCGGGCCCGAGGAACCAGCCCAACACGGCGCTGCTCTCCGTCATCCTCATGCTCGGAACCTTCCTCATTGCCTTCTTCCTGCGCAAGTTCCGGAACAGCCGCTTCCTGGGTGGTAAG GCTCGCCGGGTCATTGGGGATTTCGGCATCCCCATCTCCATTCTGGTGATGGTCCTGGTGGATTATTCTATCACGGACACCTACACGCAG AAGCTGACGGTGCCCACGGGGCTCTCGGTGACGTCCCCCCACAAGCGCACGTGGTTCATCCCGCCCCTCGGCAGTGCGCGTCCCTTCCCGCCCTGGATGATGGTGGCAGCGGCCGTGCCCGCCCTCCTGGTCCTCATCCTGATCTTCATGGAGACACAGATCACGGC gctcatCGTCAGCCAGAAGGCGCGGAGGCTGCTCAAAGGCTCCGGCTTCCACCTGGACCTGCTTCTCATTGGCTCCCTGGGTGGGCTCTGCGGGCTCTTTGGGCTGCCCTGGCTCACGGCGGCCACCGTCCGCTCGGTCACCCACGTCAACGCGCTCACTGTCATGCGCACGGCCATCGCCCCCGGCGACAAGCCCCAGATCCAGGAGGTGCGGGAGCAGCGGGTCACCGGGGTGCTCATAGCCAGCCTCGTGG GCCTGTCCATCGTCATGGGTGCTGTGCTGCGCCGCATCCCATTGGCTGTGCTCTTTGGGATCTTCCTGTACATGGGGGTCACGTCGCTGTCCGGGATCCAGCTGTCCCAGCGTCTGCTGCTCATCCTCATGCCAGCGAAACACCACCCTGAGCAGCCCTACGTGACCaag GTGAAGACTTGGCGGATGCACCTGTTCACCTGCATCCAGCTGGGCTGCATCGCCCTGCTCTGGGTGGTCAAGTCCACGGCAGCCTCACTGGCCTTTCCCTTCCTGCTGCTGCTCACTGTGCCCCTGCGGCGTTGCCTTCTGCCTCGACTCTTCCAGGACAGGGAGCTGCAGGCG CTGGATTCGGAAGATGCAGAACCAAACTTCGATGAGGATGGCCAGGACGAGTACAACGAGCTGCACATGCCCGTGTGA
- the SLC4A3 gene encoding anion exchange protein 3 isoform X3, translating to MLGSADLDDMKSHRLEDNPGVRRHLVKKPSRTQGGKGSPGGLAPILRRKKKKKTPDRRPHEVFVELNELMLDHGQEPHWRETARWIKFEEDVEEETERWGKPHVASLSFRSLLELRRTIAHGAALLDLEQTTLPGIAHLLVETMIMSDQIRPEDRASVLRTLLLKHSHPNDDKDSGFFPRNPSSSSMNSVLGNHHPTPSHGPDGAVPPMADDLGEPAPLWPHDPDAKEKPLHMPGGDGHRGKSMKLLEKIPEDAEATVVLVGCVPFLEQPAAAFVRLSEAVLLESVLEVPVPVRFIFVMLGPSHTSSDYHELGRSIATLMSDKLFHEAAYQADDRQDLLSAISEFLDGSIVIPPSEVEGRDLLRSVAAFQRELLRKRREREQTKVEMTARGDYVAPGKELSVELGGSEMAPEDDPLRRTGSVFGGLVRDVKRRYPHYPSDLRDALHSQCVAAVLFIYFAALSPAITFGGLLGEKTEGLMGVSELIVSTAVLGVLFSLLGAQPLLVVGFSGPLLVFEEAFFKFCQAQDLEYLTGRVWVGLWLVVFVLALVAAEGSFLVRYITPFTQEIFAFLISLIFIYETFHKLYKVFTEHPLLPFYPPEGTSEAGLDLNGSTLSPTEGPSGPRNQPNTALLSVILMLGTFLIAFFLRKFRNSRFLGGKARRVIGDFGIPISILVMVLVDYSITDTYTQKLTVPTGLSVTSPHKRTWFIPPLGSARPFPPWMMVAAAVPALLVLILIFMETQITALIVSQKARRLLKGSGFHLDLLLIGSLGGLCGLFGLPWLTAATVRSVTHVNALTVMRTAIAPGDKPQIQEVREQRVTGVLIASLVGLSIVMGAVLRRIPLAVLFGIFLYMGVTSLSGIQLSQRLLLILMPAKHHPEQPYVTKVKTWRMHLFTCIQLGCIALLWVVKSTAASLAFPFLLLLTVPLRRCLLPRLFQDRELQALDSEDAEPNFDEDGQDEYNELHMPV from the exons ATGCTGGGCTCTGCGGACCTGGACGACATGAAGA GTCACCGGCTGGAGGACAACCCTGGGGTGCGGCGGCACCTCGTGAAGAAGCCGTCTCGGACCCAGGGCGGGAAGGGCAGCCCCGGCGGCCTGGCCCCCATCCTGCGccggaagaagaaaaagaagacaccgGATCGGCGGCCTCACGAG GTGTTTGTGGAGCTGAACGAGCTGATGCTGGACCACGGCCAGGAGCCCCACTGGCGGGAGACGGCCCGCTGGATCAAGTTCGAGGAGGACGTGGAGGAAGAGACGGAGCGCTGGGGGAAGCCCCATGTGGCCTCGCTCTCCTTCCGGAGCCTTCTGGAGCTCAGGAGGACCATCGCCCATG GCGCTGCCTTGCTGGACCTGGAGCAAACCACCCTGCCGGGCATCGCACACCTCCTGGTGGAGACCATGATCATGTCCGACCAGATCCGGCCAGAGGACAGGGCCAGTGTCCTGCGTACCCTGCTGCTGAAACACAG ccatCCCAACGATGACAAGGACAGTGGCTTCTTCCCCCGAAACCCGTCGAGCTCCAGTATGAACTCGGTCCTGGGGAACCATCACCCAACCCCCAGCCACGGCCCAGATGGGGCGGTTCCTCCCATGGCCGACGACCTGGGGGAGCCGGCCCCGCTCTGGCCTCACGACCCCGATGCCAAGGAG AAGCCCCTCCACATGCCTGGGGGAGATGGTCACCGGGGGAAAAGCATGAAGCTGCTGGAGAAGATCCCTGAAGATGCTGAGGCCACTGTCGTGCTCGTGG GCTGTGTGCCTTTTCTGGAGCAGCCAGCGGCAGCCTTTGTGCGGCTGAGCGAGGCTGTGCTCTTGGAGTCTGTGCTGGAGGTCCCCGTGCCCGTCCGCTTCATCTTCGTGATGCTGGGGCCCAGCCACACCAGCAGCGACTACCACGAGCTCGGGCGCTCCATTGCCACCCTCATGTCTGACAAG CTGTTTCACGAGGCCGCCTACCAGGCCGACGACCGGCAGGACCTGCTGAGCGCCATCAGCGAGTTCCTGGACGGCAGCATCGTGATCCCGCCGTCCGAGGTGGAGGGCCGCGACCTGCTGCGCTCCGTGGCGGCCTTCCAGCGCGAGCTGCTGCGGAAGCGGCGGGAGCGGGAGCAGACCAAAGTGGAGATGACCGCTCGGGGGGACTACGTGGCTCCTGGGAAAG AACTGTCTGTAGAGTTGGGGGGCTCTGAGATGGCCCCTGAAGATGACCCCCTGAGGCGGACTGGCTCGGTGTTTGGGGGGCTTGTCCGGGATGTGAAGCGCCGGTACCCCCACTACCCCAGCGACCTGCGGGACGCCCTGCACTCGCAGTGCGTGGCGGCCGTGCTCTTCATCTACTTTGCTGCCCTCAGCCCTGCCATCACCTTCGGGGGGCTGCTAG GAGAGAAGACGGAGGGGCTGATGGGTGTGTCCGAGCTGATCGTGTCCACGGCTGTGCTGGGCGTCCTCTTCTCGCTGCTGGGGGCTCAGCCGCTGCTGGTGGTCGGCTTCTCTGGACCCCTGCTCGTCTTCGAAGAAGCCTTCTTCAAG TTCTGCCAAGCCCAGGACCTGGAGTACCTCACCGGCCGGGTCTGGGTTGGCCTCTGGCTGGTGGTCTTCGTCCTTGCCCTGGTGGCCGCCGAGGGCAGCTTCCTGGTCCGCTACATCACGCCGTTCACCCAGGAGATCTTCGCCTTCCTCATCTCTCTCATCTTCATCTACGAGACCTTCCACAAGCTCTACAAG GTGTTCACTGAGCATCCGCTGCTGCCCTTCTACCCCCCGGAGGGGACGTCGGAGGCTGGTCTGGACCTGAATGGGAGCACCCTGTCCCCCACCGAGGGGCCATCGGGCCCGAGGAACCAGCCCAACACGGCGCTGCTCTCCGTCATCCTCATGCTCGGAACCTTCCTCATTGCCTTCTTCCTGCGCAAGTTCCGGAACAGCCGCTTCCTGGGTGGTAAG GCTCGCCGGGTCATTGGGGATTTCGGCATCCCCATCTCCATTCTGGTGATGGTCCTGGTGGATTATTCTATCACGGACACCTACACGCAG AAGCTGACGGTGCCCACGGGGCTCTCGGTGACGTCCCCCCACAAGCGCACGTGGTTCATCCCGCCCCTCGGCAGTGCGCGTCCCTTCCCGCCCTGGATGATGGTGGCAGCGGCCGTGCCCGCCCTCCTGGTCCTCATCCTGATCTTCATGGAGACACAGATCACGGC gctcatCGTCAGCCAGAAGGCGCGGAGGCTGCTCAAAGGCTCCGGCTTCCACCTGGACCTGCTTCTCATTGGCTCCCTGGGTGGGCTCTGCGGGCTCTTTGGGCTGCCCTGGCTCACGGCGGCCACCGTCCGCTCGGTCACCCACGTCAACGCGCTCACTGTCATGCGCACGGCCATCGCCCCCGGCGACAAGCCCCAGATCCAGGAGGTGCGGGAGCAGCGGGTCACCGGGGTGCTCATAGCCAGCCTCGTGG GCCTGTCCATCGTCATGGGTGCTGTGCTGCGCCGCATCCCATTGGCTGTGCTCTTTGGGATCTTCCTGTACATGGGGGTCACGTCGCTGTCCGGGATCCAGCTGTCCCAGCGTCTGCTGCTCATCCTCATGCCAGCGAAACACCACCCTGAGCAGCCCTACGTGACCaag GTGAAGACTTGGCGGATGCACCTGTTCACCTGCATCCAGCTGGGCTGCATCGCCCTGCTCTGGGTGGTCAAGTCCACGGCAGCCTCACTGGCCTTTCCCTTCCTGCTGCTGCTCACTGTGCCCCTGCGGCGTTGCCTTCTGCCTCGACTCTTCCAGGACAGGGAGCTGCAGGCG CTGGATTCGGAAGATGCAGAACCAAACTTCGATGAGGATGGCCAGGACGAGTACAACGAGCTGCACATGCCCGTGTGA